A region of the Flavobacteriales bacterium genome:
ATCATTTCCTTTATCATCTTAAAACTATTCTGTTATTTACTTTTAACGATTGCAAAGATAGTAAGAAGTCTTTTCCTCTATGCTACTTCACAAGCTATTCTCAGCATTTTTACTTTTTCTGCAATCTCTTCTAACTTCTCCTTTGATACTTTAATCAAACCTTTAGCTGGCGTGTCTCTATCAATAGAATACACCATTACTTTAACTGGACGGATTTCCGCAATTCGATTCACCCATTTGTTCAATTCATCCTCAACTGTATTATCAACAGATACTCCCTCAAAAACACCTCCAAAAAACATTGACTGTATAATCATATCACCATCAAAATCGAGAAGTGCTTTATGTATTTTATTAAGAGAAATCCCTCCTAAAGGTTTATCGATTTTACTAAACATTTCCTCAGAACCTGCATCTAGCTTCAATATACATTGATCAATTTTTTTCAATCCCGCTCTAACCTGTTCCTTATGAAGCATTGTCGCATTCGACAAAACAGCTATCTGACAATCCGGCATATGCTTATTACGCAACGCAATCGTATCTTCAATTATCGAGTCAAATTTCGGATGCATTGTCGGCTCACCATTTCCAGCAAAAGTGATTACATCAAGAATGTCGTTCTCCTCTACCATTTTCTTAAGAGTAGAGTTTAATT
Encoded here:
- a CDS encoding radical SAM protein, yielding MGTFLFDNIIFGPVRSRRLGRSLGINLLPLESKLCNFNCIYCECGWTDNKQKFDFHPAEKVSKQLNSTLKKMVEENDILDVITFAGNGEPTMHPKFDSIIEDTIALRNKHMPDCQIAVLSNATMLHKEQVRAGLKKIDQCILKLDAGSEEMFSKIDKPLGGISLNKIHKALLDFDGDMIIQSMFFGGVFEGVSVDNTVEDELNKWVNRIAEIRPVKVMVYSIDRDTPAKGLIKVSKEKLEEIAEKVKMLRIACEVA